Genomic window (Melioribacteraceae bacterium):
TTTCAGCATAATAATTCCAAGGATCATCTTTTATTCCTTCTTGCCATATCGTATTAACAAGAAATGCAAGAGAATCAATGCATTCTCCCAAATCTTCATATAAGCCATTAAACTCTTCTTCAGAATTTTGGAATCCATCAATTAATTTGTAATAGAAATAAATATCTTGCATAAATTTAGCTAGCTAACGGCGTTGTTTTTAAGCCGCCGCCCAACACAGCAATGCAACTTTGAAAACCAATGCCGATTATTTATAATTTATTTTTCTTTTGTAACCTACTTCAAAGAGCAACTAATAATTACAACGCAACTTAATAACCACGCAAAAGCCGCAACGTTTAAAGCGGTCGGCCTTGAAGAACTGGTTAGCCATTACAATTCTGGACTAATAAAAAACATAAAAAGCTTTTCTAGAAATCGAATTCAATTCCTAAACGTATTCCTCTTTGTGGTCCCCAGACATATCTTGCAGTAACTAATGCTGGAGAAATTAACCGCGTTCCGAAACCAAATGAAAACATCCAACCATTCTCTTTCATGCCCACAAGATTAGTTTCATCTTGTCTGTTGTAAGATGTTAATAGATAACTGACATTAATAATATTGAAGAAGTCTTTGCCGGTAACCATAGTATTTCGACTTTCAATACCAAGTTCAACTCTTCTAAATTCATTAACATCTGATTTCTCGCCCCAATGAGTGCCAACAACAAACCCAGCCGTTCCTCTTAGAATAACCTTTTCATTATTCCATGTTTTAATCCATCTTGAGGCAGAAACGCCATAATATTCACCATCTCTACCAAGCTGATAAGAAGTATTAAGCGAATAATTTTGAGCAAATGAGAATGATGAGCAAAGAATGCTGAATAATAAAACGATAATGAAATACTTTTTCATTAAACACCTCCATTTGTTTATTGTATGGCTAACGATGTTGCAACTAAACCGCTGCCGCACGGTTTACGCTACCAACACCACGATTTACTGATTATGTTATTTAATTACTTCTCACTTTCATAAAACACTACCAAGCTAAACTGCTAATGCCACGACCGGATACAGCAGTCGGTTTTGAGTTGCGTGTTAGGTTTATAAGAATTCCCATTTTACTTTTTCTGGGAAAGGAAAATTTAAATCATAATCTTGTTCAGAACTATGATACTTACAAAAACCATCTATTTCAGGGAATAAAGTCGCAACAGAATAACCAAATAGTCCACTCCAATAATTTGATTCCATAGAATTCATATCTTCTTTAAGCTTTGGAGTGATCGCAATCGGAATAAGACTACAGTCAAAGTTCCAAACTTTTGGATCTGGAATGCCAACACTCTTTATTGGTAAACTACCCCATGTATCAGCAATCGGTTCGCTAACTAAAAATATTCCTTGTTGCATTTTCATTCTTTGAAATATGTGCATAGGTTCCCAAATGAACATTGTATCTTGGTTGTTTCTTAATAGTTTATCTATTGGTATCATAATATCATTATAATTTATAAGCCTTTTTGTTCTACCTTTTTTACTATCCAGTCTTCCAGTAAAAACAACACCAGTTTCATTCTTATCAGATTGACACGCAAACCAAAGAGCAATAAAAGCGTTTTTAGTAAAATCAATTAAACGTGTAGCTGCACCATAATGTTGAAGAATAGCTAATAATTCAAGGTCGTATAATCTTCTACCGTTTTGATAATCATATCCCATTCTTCTAGCTTCGATTAATAGTTGTTGTTCATACTCTGTGACTACCTTCCGCAAATTATTAGTTTCATAGTCGAATTTAGCATGCGGACTATCTATACCTCCTTTTTCAGACCAACCAAATTTTAAGATTCTACGAACTGCCGAAGAATGGAATGGCCAGTTAATTATTGACTGTCCTCTCCAAATTGCATTCTGGCCAATAACCTCAGCTAGATATGAAACAAATCTAGAATACTGTCCAAAATCATTTGGTGCCCAAACTTCTCCATAAAGCGAAGTTTCAACTTTAGAAAGATTTTTATAATCTGTTTTTATGTCCCACATAGAAATAAACCTAACGGCGTTGCGCTTAGCCCGCCGCCAATAATTACAATGACGGTTTGAAATGCACAACTTTATTTATTAATCTGTTTTTTATTGCAATCACAATTTTATGAGCAACTAGCTTTGAAATACCAAACCCAATAACTTTTCACTACGACCGCATCGAACTTGTCCGCCTCTGGCGGAGACGCGGTCGGGCTGAAGTGCGGGTTAGGTAGCGTTATTATTTAATTATGGACTTTGAAAATATAATTGCTATTCCAGTCTTATCAGAGGTTATGCTAATCAAAACCTCAGAAATTATATTGTTATTGTTTTTTACATACCATTTGTTTGAGTCAGATTCATCGACCGTATCACTTGCTAATTCAGAATTAAATTGTTCTATCAGTTGATTATAAACAATCTCATTGTCAGCTGGTTGCTCTTTAGCAATTTTAATTGAAAACATGCGAAGGGAATCAGATTCAAAAGCAACAACCCAGCTATGTGTAGCAAAGTTGTGATATTTACCACCAAGATATTCATAGGCGGTTCCTTCAGAATTCATTTGTGGAATCTTTTTGCTAAATCTCAGTTGAAAATTATCAGTAAGAATGGATTTAACAGAATTGTAATTCATGTCCCACTTTAACTGAGCAGATAATGATTTAGTATCAATATTTGGATACTCAACAGCATTATTTGAACAAGCCATAAAAAGAAGAAACAGAACAAAAACTACAACTCTATTTTTCATTTTAACCCCGCTACCTAACGGTGTTGCGCTTAGCCCGCCGCCAAGAACAACATTGACGGTTTGAAAAGCACAACTTTATTTATAAATCAGTTTTTTATTGCAATCACAATTTTAAGAGCTACTTACTTTGAAAAACTAAACCCCAGAACTTTTCACTACGACCGATTCGACACCTGCCTGCCGGCAGGCAGGGAAGCGGTCGGGCTGAAGTGCGGGTTAGGTGAACTAATACTTACAGATTAGTAATAGCTGTATTTTACTTTTGTTATCGCATAAAGTTTATCATCTCTGTAATAATTCATAGCAATCAATAATCCTCTTTCATCATAGATATTCTCTTTTCGAATGTGCATTGAGGATAAACTACTCCATTCAATTACTTTATTTATAGATACAATATATTGTTTTTGATCTTTTACAGGTGATCCGTTAAATTCTTGAATAATTTCTAATTGGATACCTTGAGGAGTAGTTAAATAAATACCTTCTATTTTATTGCTGTTGGTTTTCGCAATAGTTTGACTCTTTTTGATATTACCATTTTCATCCATTATATATTTCCAAATCATAGCTCCAGATTCTACAGTAATTGTGTCGCCATTATAAGTATAATCTTCCCATTCAAAACTTATTAATCGTGAAGTATCCTTTTCCATCCAGCTCTCTAACACTGAATTTGTCAGATATCTGTATGTATAATGATCTACTCTTAAAAGCCTTTCATCATTATAGTTAAAATCTTGTCGAACCATCTTTTCTAAACATTCATCATAATATGTTCTTCTAATTATCTTGCCTTTTTGATCAAGTTCCACGAAATCGAGACTATCAATTATATTGCTATCAGTATATTCTTTTATAAATATCATATTCCTGATATTATTTTTTGTTAGTATCTCTTTTTCTTTCCCGGATTGTAGTTTTGTAATATTGGCAAAGACTGCGCTTTCTAAAATGGATTGCTCATACGGATTTAATGTCACTACTTCTTTACGGCATCCCGCTGAAATAAAAATAGTAATAAGTAGAATTGTTATTAATCCTATTTTCATCTTTATCCCTCCGTTCACCTAACGGCGTTGCGCTTAGCCCGCCGCCAATAACTACAATGACGGGATGAAAACACAACTTTAGTTATTAATCTATTTTTTTATTACAAACACACTTTGATGAACAACCAACTTTGAAAAACTAAACCCAATTACTTTTCACTACGACCGTGTCGGAGACGCGGTCGGGCTGAAGTGCGGGTTATACCGTTTTAATATTATTTCCAGTACTGTTGTTAAGTGATTGAGCTACTATAATACCAAAACCAATTCCTATTCCCAAAATACTGCCTAGCTTTATTGCTTGTTTCAAGTAGAATAATAAACCAATCCTTT
Coding sequences:
- a CDS encoding FRG domain-containing protein, which gives rise to MWDIKTDYKNLSKVETSLYGEVWAPNDFGQYSRFVSYLAEVIGQNAIWRGQSIINWPFHSSAVRRILKFGWSEKGGIDSPHAKFDYETNNLRKVVTEYEQQLLIEARRMGYDYQNGRRLYDLELLAILQHYGAATRLIDFTKNAFIALWFACQSDKNETGVVFTGRLDSKKGRTKRLINYNDIMIPIDKLLRNNQDTMFIWEPMHIFQRMKMQQGIFLVSEPIADTWGSLPIKSVGIPDPKVWNFDCSLIPIAITPKLKEDMNSMESNYWSGLFGYSVATLFPEIDGFCKYHSSEQDYDLNFPFPEKVKWEFL